A window from Solanum stenotomum isolate F172 chromosome 7, ASM1918654v1, whole genome shotgun sequence encodes these proteins:
- the LOC125871061 gene encoding putative F-box protein At1g49610, whose product MFEFARKLQKRGGELISEFCSEIGVEKWGFKVRLHNRTPSIDLLSECLIHKILCCLSFKEATRMSILSKTWLQAWSTLPNLDFTVDFSKGNDMKIVDDIMGRYRDGKIPIEKFELSDDRLFFENSHEVLVVLMINKWLGIVLTNGVKDLTISSYPLFVFAILAVKSVRKLVLESCILLPSVVVNCNSLRKLSLSYVRLDENMLQALLNSCPLIESFIFEYCKGLETMNPQKIKSVSLKFLKIRHCGGIWEIDAPNLVSLKYTWEDIPQIKIVRESRQLKYSRIILECLDSDNVNAAWFCKLRKFLSNSISWSEVRIESYRCNDINIQNLQLDHKDSNPHVDVLNVILIWKNGESSTFVDALVWSSQPRRLNVHSTREKITFFIDHLMYMKNSSQSTSHGSTPLLSQLKGVKAYKFDRKKESWHPVEHKSGELVTTNSEMWDWCYFLLDW is encoded by the coding sequence ATGTTTGAATTCGCCCGGAAATTGCAGAAGCGAGGCGGAGAGTTGATTAGCGAGTTTTGCAGTGAAATTGGAGTCGAAAAATGGGGTTTTAAGGTACGGTTGCACAATAGGACTCCGTCAATTGATTTATTGTCAGAATGTCTCATTCATAAAATACTCTGTTGTCTTAGTTTTAAAGAAGCAACGCGGATGAGCATTCTTTCCAAAACATGGCTGCAAGCCTGGTCGACTCTTCCAAACTTGGATTTCACAGTTGATTTTTCTAAAGGCAACGATATGAAAATAGTGGATGATATTATGGGGAGATATAGGGACGGAAAAATCCCTATAGAAAAGTTTGAATTATCAGATGATCGTTTGTTCTTTGAAAATTCTCATGAAGTTTTAGTTGTCCTTATGATTAATAAGTGGCTTGGCATTGTACTAACAAATGGTGTAAAAGACCTTACCATATCATCATACCCCTTGTTTGTTTTCGCTATCTTGGCGGTAAAATCTGTGAGAAAATTGGTTCTGGAATCTTGTATTCTTTTGCCtagtgttgttgtgaattgcaATTCTTTGAGGAAACTTTCTCTATCTTATGTAAGATTAGATGAAAACATGCTTCAGGCTCTACTTAATAGCTGTCCGTTGATTGAATCTTTCATATTTGAGTATTGCAAGGGCTTGGAAACAATGAATCCTCAAAAGATTAAGTCGGTTTCCCtgaagttcttgaagattcGGCATTGTGGGGGAATATGGGAGATTGATGCTCCAAATTTGGTATCACTTAAGTACACTTGGGAAGACATTCCTCAAATTAAAATTGTGAGAGAGTCAAGACAACTGAAGTACTCAAGAATCATTCTTGAATGCTTAGACAGTGACAATGTAAATGCTGCATGGTTTTGTAAGTTGAGGAAGTTTCTATCAAATTCGATCTCTTGGTCTGAAGTTCGCATTGAATCTTATAGATGCAATGACATCAACATTCAAAATTTGCAACTGGACCATAAAGATTCTAATCCCCACGTGGACGTTTTAAATGTCATCCTTATATGGAAGAATGGGGAGAGCTCAACATTTGTGGATGCTTTGGTATGGAGTAGTCAGCCTAGGAGACTCAACGTGCATTCTACAAGAGAAAAGATCACATTTTTCATTGATCATTTGATGTATATGAAGAATTCGAGTCAGTCTACTTCTCATGGAAGCACGCCTCTTCTTAGTCAATTAAAAGGAGTAAAAGCCTACAAATTTGATAGGAAGAAGGAGAGTTGGCATCCTGTGGAACACAAAAGTGGTGAGCTGGTAACAACGAACTCTGAAATGTGGGATTggtgttattttttattagattgGTGA